Proteins encoded in a region of the Shewanella polaris genome:
- a CDS encoding endonuclease yields MNRRKIILPFILLLISFPSFAEGNDTNDSFNKAKKMLERNVYYDNRETIYCGAKFDAKKNIEAPQGFVTTTYLKRSKKVEWEHVVPAENFGRAFSEWRNGHQECVSGKGKAFKGRKCAEKMNTEYRYMQADMHNLFPAIGAVNALRSNYNFTMLPSVKSDFGSCDMRIDDRKAQPPEGARGTIARTYMYMEQSYSKYKMSKQQRQLMTAWDKQYPVSKWECKRAKRIEKLQGNPNEVVNSRCLSVN; encoded by the coding sequence ATGAACCGCAGAAAAATTATACTGCCTTTTATTCTACTTCTCATCAGTTTTCCATCGTTTGCAGAGGGTAATGACACTAACGATTCTTTTAATAAAGCTAAAAAAATGCTCGAAAGAAATGTTTATTATGATAATCGCGAGACAATCTATTGTGGTGCCAAATTTGATGCAAAAAAGAATATCGAAGCGCCTCAAGGCTTTGTTACAACAACATACCTTAAAAGGTCTAAAAAAGTAGAGTGGGAACATGTAGTACCAGCTGAAAACTTTGGCCGTGCATTTAGTGAGTGGCGTAATGGTCATCAAGAGTGTGTTAGCGGCAAAGGCAAAGCATTTAAGGGGAGAAAATGTGCTGAGAAGATGAATACAGAGTATCGGTATATGCAGGCCGATATGCATAATCTTTTCCCTGCAATCGGTGCAGTTAATGCACTACGTAGTAACTACAACTTTACTATGCTGCCATCTGTGAAGTCAGATTTTGGCAGTTGCGACATGCGCATCGATGATAGAAAGGCCCAGCCACCAGAAGGTGCAAGAGGAACAATTGCGCGCACTTATATGTACATGGAACAGTCTTATTCGAAATACAAAATGAGTAAGCAGCAGAGACAGTTAATGACGGCCTGGGACAAACAATATCCTGTCTCTAAATGGGAATGTAAACGTGCTAAGCGTATCGAGAAGCTTCAAGGTAATCCGAATGAAGTCGTCAACTCAAGATGTCTTTCTGTAAACTAA
- the rnk gene encoding nucleoside diphosphate kinase regulator — MSNRPDISISSLDAERLFKLIESLPTKKMIGISELEEELARANILEPIEMPPTIVTMNSTVKFTVESSRDEFLMTLVYPKDVDLKGDKISILAPVGSALLGLCQGDEIEWPKPGGGLIKITIKEIFYQPERAGNFSL; from the coding sequence ATGAGTAACAGACCTGATATATCGATTTCATCATTGGATGCGGAAAGGTTATTTAAATTAATTGAGTCATTACCGACAAAAAAAATGATCGGAATAAGTGAGCTCGAGGAAGAGCTTGCTCGTGCAAACATCTTAGAGCCGATTGAAATGCCGCCTACAATTGTGACAATGAACTCAACCGTTAAATTTACAGTAGAATCATCTCGTGATGAGTTTTTGATGACACTTGTTTACCCAAAAGACGTTGATTTAAAAGGTGATAAAATATCAATCCTTGCTCCGGTTGGAAGTGCGCTACTTGGGCTATGTCAAGGTGATGAAATTGAGTGGCCCAAGCCTGGTGGAGGGCTAATAAAAATTACAATTAAAGAAATTTTCTATCAACCTGAAAGGGCTGGAAATTTTAGTTTATAG
- a CDS encoding LysR substrate-binding domain-containing protein, giving the protein MKLPPLRAVQCFESVARLNSFSKAAESLNVTQSAVSHQVRMLEEYLGEAMFYRQGRTVSLTEMGERYFTEVSQSLAALSNASQIIRHGKPGYIRLALYSSVAVNWLIPRLEDFRIQYPEIEITLDMLTGQPDFNDQFADCFITVNPPKRHFVSKLLFTEKLFPVCGQKLWEKIRDKPLPEALWQHTILSVRYSDTNQHIADDWLQWCKAGGFELPSDLKVNQFSHVLLAAEAARYNLGITLINNYMTVDQSHKQNFVRIPMHELKTGDNFYFVYSELNSNRADIRAFGRWLEQQCYTLNI; this is encoded by the coding sequence ATGAAATTGCCACCATTGCGCGCAGTACAATGTTTTGAATCAGTCGCTAGGCTTAATAGTTTTTCAAAAGCAGCAGAAAGCCTTAATGTTACTCAAAGTGCAGTGAGTCACCAAGTACGAATGCTTGAGGAGTATCTTGGTGAAGCCATGTTTTACAGGCAAGGCCGGACAGTTTCATTAACCGAAATGGGAGAGCGTTACTTCACCGAAGTCAGTCAATCATTAGCGGCTCTGTCCAATGCCAGTCAGATTATTCGACACGGTAAACCTGGATATATTCGTTTAGCGCTTTATAGCTCCGTGGCCGTCAACTGGTTAATTCCTCGATTAGAAGATTTTCGTATACAGTATCCAGAGATAGAAATAACGTTAGATATGCTCACAGGTCAGCCGGATTTTAATGACCAATTCGCAGATTGCTTTATTACCGTAAATCCACCAAAACGTCACTTTGTCAGTAAATTGTTATTTACTGAAAAGTTATTTCCTGTTTGTGGTCAAAAGCTTTGGGAAAAAATAAGAGATAAACCACTCCCTGAGGCATTGTGGCAACATACCATATTGTCTGTGCGATATTCTGACACAAATCAACATATCGCTGATGATTGGTTACAATGGTGTAAAGCCGGCGGGTTTGAACTACCTAGTGATCTAAAAGTTAATCAATTTAGCCATGTGTTACTTGCGGCAGAAGCTGCACGTTACAATTTAGGAATTACGCTTATTAATAACTATATGACGGTAGATCAATCTCATAAACAGAATTTCGTCAGAATTCCTATGCATGAATTGAAAACCGGTGATAACTTTTACTTTGTCTATAGTGAGTTAAATTCTAACAGGGCTGATATAAGAGCGTTTGGTCGTTGGTTGGAACAGCAATGCTATACACTTAATATATGA
- a CDS encoding restriction endonuclease has product MTKVQASEVTYELHSLGWKAFQQLCATVLSEVLGQTVQVFSEVNDGGRDLAFYGNWLNSSESSVNFQGAFTIQCKHTIKPDASFSLSLVSGELKKVKILAEKGLCENYLIITNAKVSAEAEIAIIEAFEEIDGLKICRVFSGQWLSQKIRESARLRMLIPRVYGLGDLAQIVDSRAYEQANEILSSMGREIAKFVITDAYNKSVDALTDNGFVFLLGEPASGKSMIAASLVLASIDLWKLNAIKISTPDELSRHWNPLEKNQIFWVDDVFGATQLDHSKANDWNLKLGHFNAAINKGARIIFTSRTYIYEEAKGYLKESAAPVIKNSQVTIYVENLSKDEKEQILYNHIKLGNQAHDFKRKIKKYLPSIVISKGFSPEVARRLGDKNFTKKLFLSEKNVVDFFEKPMDFLIDTIRNLDVHSRAALTVLFRNGGEIERPVPNELIDVHYLSRLGSTPYYVLKSLGFLEESFTISFLKGKKYFWKFKHPIIQDALANIFSNDLEFLDEYVSGANILKLFREVSCGLDDVLGSKIVLSNQYYRLLIDRIRMLDIKIYYNSIGLSYFLSGRCDYDFLKMLVDSYPEYVSSLRVISGLKYCTDLKVLLKLKSIGLLEEPLRLKAVTRYFDIAVNWFDAGALDESCMLLLTETEKESLLHKIKSESLPKITSELGNYETNWNGEEPEEYLEEISSAIDVYLRVFNDEGSKDYLEEAKEILIECKTNLESNYFEEEEDDGSSFFSKEAPSHSPIDYGGRCVFEDVDK; this is encoded by the coding sequence ATGACTAAGGTTCAAGCATCCGAAGTAACGTATGAACTGCATTCTTTAGGTTGGAAGGCTTTTCAGCAGTTATGTGCAACGGTTTTATCTGAGGTACTAGGTCAGACTGTCCAAGTCTTTTCAGAAGTAAATGATGGAGGTCGTGATTTAGCATTTTATGGGAATTGGCTTAATAGTTCAGAGTCTAGTGTAAATTTCCAGGGTGCTTTTACCATTCAATGTAAACATACGATAAAACCAGATGCTAGCTTTAGTCTCAGTCTTGTAAGTGGTGAGTTGAAAAAAGTTAAGATTTTGGCAGAAAAGGGGTTGTGTGAAAACTATCTAATTATAACTAATGCTAAAGTATCGGCTGAGGCTGAAATTGCAATTATTGAAGCATTTGAAGAGATTGATGGCCTTAAGATATGTAGAGTTTTTTCTGGACAATGGCTTAGTCAAAAAATTAGAGAATCCGCTAGACTACGAATGTTAATACCAAGGGTTTATGGGTTAGGTGATTTAGCTCAAATCGTAGATAGTAGAGCTTATGAACAAGCCAATGAAATACTATCTTCTATGGGGAGAGAGATCGCAAAGTTTGTAATTACAGATGCTTATAACAAAAGTGTTGATGCATTAACTGACAATGGTTTTGTATTTTTGTTAGGTGAACCAGCATCTGGGAAATCTATGATTGCGGCATCTTTGGTGTTAGCTTCGATAGATTTATGGAAATTGAATGCAATAAAAATAAGCACTCCGGATGAATTAAGTCGGCATTGGAATCCGCTTGAAAAAAATCAAATATTTTGGGTTGACGACGTATTTGGTGCTACTCAATTAGATCATTCTAAAGCCAATGACTGGAATTTAAAGTTGGGTCATTTTAATGCCGCGATAAATAAAGGTGCAAGAATTATATTTACCTCCAGAACATATATATATGAAGAAGCAAAGGGGTATTTAAAAGAGTCGGCTGCACCTGTAATAAAGAATTCCCAAGTAACAATTTATGTAGAGAATCTGTCTAAAGATGAGAAGGAACAAATTCTATATAATCACATAAAGCTAGGTAATCAAGCGCATGATTTTAAAAGAAAAATAAAGAAGTACTTACCCAGCATTGTTATTAGTAAAGGTTTTTCTCCAGAAGTTGCGAGAAGGCTTGGTGACAAAAATTTCACGAAAAAGTTATTTTTAAGCGAAAAAAATGTTGTTGATTTTTTTGAAAAACCAATGGATTTTTTGATCGATACAATTAGAAATTTAGATGTTCATAGCCGAGCAGCACTAACAGTGTTGTTCCGAAATGGAGGCGAAATTGAAAGACCAGTCCCTAATGAACTGATAGACGTACATTATTTAAGTCGACTAGGTAGTACACCATACTATGTTTTGAAGTCGTTAGGGTTTCTTGAAGAAAGCTTTACGATCTCTTTTCTAAAAGGGAAAAAATATTTTTGGAAGTTCAAGCACCCTATCATTCAAGATGCATTAGCTAATATTTTTTCAAATGATCTAGAATTTCTTGATGAGTACGTATCTGGTGCAAATATCTTAAAGCTATTTAGGGAAGTAAGTTGTGGTTTAGATGACGTTCTTGGTAGCAAAATTGTTTTGTCTAATCAATATTATAGGTTATTGATTGACAGAATAAGAATGCTTGATATTAAAATTTATTATAACTCCATTGGATTATCTTATTTTCTATCTGGAAGATGTGACTATGACTTTTTAAAGATGTTAGTTGATAGTTATCCAGAATACGTTTCATCTCTACGAGTTATTTCTGGTTTAAAGTATTGTACTGATTTGAAGGTGTTGCTCAAATTAAAATCAATAGGGCTTTTAGAAGAGCCACTGAGACTTAAAGCTGTTACTAGATACTTTGATATTGCGGTAAATTGGTTTGATGCAGGTGCTTTAGACGAGTCTTGTATGTTGCTACTTACTGAAACTGAAAAGGAAAGTTTGCTACATAAAATTAAGAGTGAATCATTACCGAAAATCACTAGTGAGTTAGGCAATTATGAAACAAACTGGAATGGTGAAGAACCAGAAGAGTATCTTGAAGAAATTTCATCCGCGATTGATGTATATCTAAGAGTTTTCAATGATGAGGGGAGCAAAGATTATCTTGAAGAAGCTAAAGAAATTTTGATCGAGTGTAAGACTAACCTCGAGTCAAATTACTTCGAGGAGGAAGAAGACGACGGTAGTAGTTTTTTCTCAAAAGAAGCTCCTAGTCATAGTCCGATAGATTATGGTGGTAGGTGTGTTTTTGAAGATGTAGATAAATAG
- a CDS encoding GNAT family N-acetyltransferase gives MMTDNKLVFLDYCDLYFEECIALFDKNCPEFFANNERQDYVEFLEKQAKTYKIGQIEGKIVAVFGLDIDEKNNRASITWIMTCPSVHGKGLGTQMISYAKNIAVDCKVTHIDIATSHLLTAFFEKFGAKKTTKIKDGWGPNMHRVDMVLPLL, from the coding sequence ATGATGACTGATAATAAATTAGTGTTTTTAGATTACTGTGATTTATATTTTGAAGAGTGCATTGCATTATTTGATAAAAATTGTCCCGAGTTTTTCGCAAATAATGAAAGACAAGATTATGTTGAATTTCTCGAAAAACAAGCAAAAACTTATAAAATTGGACAAATCGAAGGTAAAATTGTGGCCGTTTTTGGCTTGGATATAGACGAGAAAAATAATAGAGCGAGTATTACATGGATCATGACTTGCCCATCAGTGCATGGCAAAGGTCTTGGCACTCAAATGATATCTTATGCTAAAAATATCGCCGTTGATTGTAAGGTTACCCACATAGACATCGCAACCAGTCATCTTTTAACTGCATTTTTTGAAAAATTTGGTGCAAAAAAGACGACTAAAATTAAAGATGGCTGGGGACCTAATATGCACAGAGTTGATATGGTGCTACCACTGCTCTAA
- a CDS encoding ECs_2282 family putative zinc-binding protein, translating into MLKTDHIEIQCPECGHTEFEQPDNVQDDDFVKCNQCKFEVMLCDLKEAGIEQAKKVVIPEAKKEIEKMLKNALKGFK; encoded by the coding sequence GTGTTAAAAACAGATCATATAGAAATTCAATGCCCAGAATGTGGGCATACCGAATTTGAACAACCAGACAATGTCCAGGATGACGATTTCGTAAAGTGCAACCAATGCAAGTTTGAAGTGATGTTATGCGATTTAAAAGAAGCAGGTATCGAACAAGCAAAAAAAGTAGTAATTCCTGAAGCGAAAAAAGAAATAGAAAAAATGCTGAAAAACGCATTAAAAGGATTTAAGTGA
- a CDS encoding DMT family transporter, with protein MPKMSVGFAMVLLILGNIVAVFSDAVIKNLPTGAAVYQFVLFRQLTAVLMLLPFCLFNTKTRLFSHLKWHFVRGHVWLFGAIFMVFSLQALPLATVNAIFYTAPLLMLPLGFLFYKDTLTTPTITVSIAGFVGILVIVQPTQISLAAVSALIVAVTMATNNLLVRKLPQHHTVAQTLFLTNLMGIPFAFSLAIWENQPLDWYPLLTAASSNLFILIYAGICVLVYRTVEAHKISSAEYTGLLGAVIVGIMWFDEVPDLSFVIGSALIILPLVWLATLESVKYKKEIRIK; from the coding sequence ATGCCGAAGATGAGTGTTGGGTTTGCAATGGTGTTATTGATTTTAGGAAATATTGTCGCTGTCTTTTCGGATGCTGTAATAAAAAACCTGCCGACTGGAGCTGCTGTGTATCAATTTGTTCTATTTCGACAATTGACAGCAGTGTTGATGCTTTTGCCATTTTGCTTATTCAATACAAAAACAAGATTATTTAGTCATTTAAAATGGCACTTTGTACGTGGACATGTTTGGCTATTTGGGGCTATATTCATGGTGTTTTCTCTTCAAGCTCTACCTCTGGCAACTGTTAATGCAATTTTTTATACTGCCCCATTACTTATGTTGCCGTTGGGTTTTTTATTTTATAAAGACACGTTAACCACCCCTACTATAACCGTATCGATAGCGGGGTTTGTCGGTATTCTCGTCATTGTACAACCGACACAAATTAGTTTGGCGGCTGTATCTGCACTTATAGTCGCGGTAACAATGGCTACAAATAATCTATTAGTTCGTAAACTTCCTCAGCACCACACTGTCGCTCAGACTTTATTCTTGACCAATCTAATGGGTATACCGTTTGCCTTTAGTTTAGCCATTTGGGAAAACCAACCTTTGGATTGGTACCCGCTATTGACAGCGGCTAGCTCAAATTTATTCATTTTGATTTATGCAGGTATATGCGTCTTGGTATACCGAACAGTTGAAGCACATAAAATTTCTAGCGCTGAATATACTGGCTTATTAGGTGCTGTCATAGTGGGCATCATGTGGTTTGATGAAGTTCCTGATTTAAGTTTTGTGATAGGTTCAGCATTAATCATCTTACCTTTAGTTTGGTTAGCTACACTTGAATCAGTTAAGTATAAGAAGGAAATTAGAATAAAATAA
- a CDS encoding HPP family protein → MRFYFTRMRSKDICPPRQPFKKIVWSWVGAFCGIYLVASLAFYFTISPIGSMFVIGSFGASAVLVYGAPLAEFSQPRNLIGGSVLSALIGVAVYQIFMSYMVLACALSVSISIALMYLTRTLHPPGGATALIAVIGGENVHQLGFLYALMPVFIGTILLLLVALVVNNLSTDPKRHYPVYWI, encoded by the coding sequence ATGAGATTCTATTTTACCCGTATGCGTTCTAAGGATATCTGTCCACCAAGGCAACCATTCAAGAAAATTGTTTGGTCATGGGTAGGTGCATTTTGTGGTATCTATTTAGTCGCTAGCTTGGCTTTTTATTTCACAATAAGCCCAATTGGTAGCATGTTTGTTATCGGATCTTTTGGTGCTTCTGCGGTATTGGTTTATGGCGCGCCTTTGGCTGAGTTTTCACAACCACGTAACTTAATTGGTGGTAGTGTGTTGTCAGCTTTAATCGGCGTTGCTGTTTATCAAATCTTTATGAGTTATATGGTGTTAGCTTGTGCGTTGTCGGTATCAATATCAATTGCGTTAATGTACCTCACAAGAACGTTACATCCACCAGGCGGTGCTACTGCACTGATTGCTGTCATTGGTGGCGAAAATGTCCACCAACTTGGTTTTCTCTACGCGCTTATGCCTGTTTTTATAGGGACTATATTACTTTTGCTTGTGGCCTTGGTCGTCAATAATCTCTCTACCGATCCCAAACGTCACTATCCAGTATATTGGATATAG
- the trpS gene encoding tryptophan--tRNA ligase encodes MNSKQDSDKPEIILTGDRATGPLHLGHYVGSLKQRVALQAIHEQTILVADMQGLTDNAHNPKKVSSNILNVVADYLAVGINPSITTICLQSKLPALAELTMYYSNLVSISRLERNPTVKSEIQHKGFERSIPAGFLTYPISQAADITGFNATLVPVGDDQLPMLEQTNEIVRKVNSLAGRIVLNECRPLLSNASRLPSTDGKNKMSKSMDNAINLGATEKEISAAVKSMYTDPNHLRVEDSGNVEGNIVFTYLDAFHPDENYISQLKKHYQRGGLGDGTTKKILEECLQDMLRPIRVRRSEFLSDKAQLIDILIKGSQVSRDKTEKVLFDVKDIFGLNIF; translated from the coding sequence GTGAACTCAAAGCAAGATTCAGATAAGCCAGAAATTATTTTAACAGGCGATAGAGCTACAGGCCCATTGCATTTAGGTCATTATGTCGGTTCTTTAAAGCAGCGTGTAGCTTTACAGGCAATTCATGAACAAACTATTCTTGTTGCTGATATGCAAGGTCTTACTGATAATGCTCATAATCCGAAAAAAGTATCATCCAATATTCTAAATGTCGTTGCAGATTATCTAGCAGTCGGCATCAACCCTTCTATAACAACGATTTGCCTTCAATCAAAACTACCCGCCCTTGCTGAATTAACTATGTATTACAGCAATCTTGTATCAATCAGTCGCTTAGAGCGAAATCCAACTGTTAAAAGTGAGATTCAACACAAAGGGTTTGAACGTTCTATTCCTGCTGGTTTTTTAACATACCCAATATCTCAAGCTGCTGATATAACGGGTTTTAACGCAACATTAGTTCCTGTTGGGGATGATCAATTACCAATGCTCGAACAAACTAATGAGATAGTGAGAAAAGTTAACTCACTAGCAGGACGTATTGTTTTGAATGAATGTCGACCTTTATTAAGTAATGCATCACGTTTACCAAGTACAGATGGGAAAAATAAGATGTCTAAGTCGATGGACAACGCCATTAATCTTGGGGCTACCGAAAAAGAGATCTCCGCAGCGGTAAAATCTATGTATACCGACCCTAATCACCTAAGGGTTGAAGATTCTGGCAATGTCGAAGGAAATATTGTTTTTACTTATCTTGATGCTTTTCATCCAGATGAAAACTATATCAGCCAACTAAAAAAGCACTATCAACGGGGAGGGCTTGGTGATGGTACAACTAAAAAAATATTGGAAGAATGTTTACAGGACATGCTCCGACCAATAAGAGTGAGAAGATCTGAGTTTTTAAGTGATAAGGCTCAACTAATTGATATTTTAATAAAAGGAAGTCAAGTATCTAGAGATAAAACAGAAAAAGTACTTTTTGATGTTAAAGATATCTTTGGACTTAATATTTTCTGA
- a CDS encoding UvrD-helicase domain-containing protein codes for MLKEMDFLPANTLGRLLGYKGIKLDRTTLIVHMRSVRAALDLTQSSEFAQLNERWYGSQLTLTLNNASQSIRFLKKLNAKEFVHILNKQIAISFAEYLSSLVATWESAVVTQYPRQSYLRELQQICSTINKGYKSDPATWNQFLSDDLIKQIKAIIQFYPVSYEALQNHHETIHLGKRKAFFDCVEANPLTDEQRLGVLRSDDLNMVLAAAGTGKTSVMVAKALDLIDRGLAKPEEILILAYNKAAANELKTRLERSSNKTGITLDKTPHISTFHSLGRQVLRDARISTYMSIFVEDPLKLKQWVTEWLLNYLSEDISRLVDFISLTPEPVDPFTIKTQAEYEAYVRDNELRTLNDELVKGYQELVIANFMYLNGIPYTYEARYVSKRRIEVGFDYSPDFHLDGTDIYIEHFGIDREGGTRPDIDAIQYNEEMKSKRALHIECGTTLIETFHYEWVEETLTSGLERKLKQLDIKFNPINSEQLLEQLQSTGKIANWCDLLLKALASIRVERLDYDGMLARFQHAKISQPQKYTVLLNALHEAYVQELKDQNAIDFDDMIIRSIDAIGQGLFTPKWTYVLVDEFQDISTARMDLVKAIIERGPIPSLTVVGDDWQSIYRFSGGKLELTTRFDELVGPYSETKLQKTFRYNNSIADTAGLFIMENPEQYKKHIETNTKVDGSQVYLLDDKVGVKDGLYQRVVEVVSKIKSVDNNASIAVIGRYNYLLNESKAALAQNQLVQNVSLWSFHKSKGLEADYCILIGFSQGKLGFPNENIDQAVIEALLPALDAYPHSEERRLLYVGLTRAKKKSYIIGDPTSPSAFITELLAPKYDVNIHSKAFQERYRKIFKCPNCEAGYLKLINGKFGGFYACSSGKGCRVGKARVCSECGAPSIDNRTTSDCNNQDCRHSMKTCEQCGRPMKLRNGKFSDFWGCSGYGIQDDQCRNTRKQ; via the coding sequence ATGCTAAAAGAAATGGATTTTTTACCTGCGAATACGTTAGGGAGATTATTAGGATATAAGGGCATTAAGCTTGACCGCACAACATTAATCGTCCACATGAGAAGCGTCCGGGCTGCACTTGATTTAACTCAGAGCAGCGAGTTCGCTCAGTTGAATGAAAGGTGGTACGGCAGTCAATTGACATTGACGTTAAACAACGCCTCACAATCAATCCGCTTCCTAAAAAAACTGAATGCAAAAGAATTTGTTCACATTCTAAATAAACAAATAGCCATCTCATTCGCTGAATACCTTTCAAGTCTGGTTGCCACATGGGAGAGCGCTGTTGTCACTCAATACCCAAGACAATCATACCTTCGTGAGCTTCAACAGATTTGCTCGACAATCAATAAGGGGTATAAAAGCGACCCAGCTACCTGGAACCAATTTTTAAGTGATGATTTAATCAAGCAGATTAAAGCGATTATTCAATTTTATCCGGTTTCGTATGAGGCACTTCAAAACCACCACGAAACAATTCATCTAGGAAAGCGAAAAGCATTTTTCGATTGCGTTGAGGCGAACCCTTTAACAGACGAACAACGTTTAGGTGTACTTCGCTCTGATGACCTTAACATGGTACTGGCGGCTGCTGGGACCGGTAAGACATCAGTGATGGTTGCCAAAGCGCTGGATTTAATTGATAGAGGGTTAGCAAAACCTGAAGAAATTTTGATATTGGCATACAACAAAGCTGCCGCGAACGAATTAAAAACGCGTTTAGAAAGAAGTTCGAACAAAACGGGTATCACCTTAGATAAAACACCACACATTTCCACATTCCACTCACTAGGTCGTCAGGTGTTGCGCGATGCTCGTATATCAACTTACATGAGTATTTTTGTCGAAGACCCCCTCAAATTGAAGCAATGGGTAACAGAGTGGCTGCTGAATTATTTATCTGAGGATATAAGCCGTCTCGTCGATTTTATCAGTTTAACCCCAGAGCCTGTTGACCCGTTTACCATCAAGACACAAGCGGAGTACGAAGCGTATGTCCGTGATAATGAACTTCGCACGCTAAATGACGAATTGGTCAAAGGTTACCAGGAATTGGTGATTGCAAACTTCATGTATTTGAATGGGATACCCTATACCTATGAAGCTAGGTATGTCAGTAAGCGAAGAATTGAAGTTGGTTTTGACTACTCGCCAGATTTTCATCTCGACGGTACAGACATTTATATTGAACATTTTGGTATTGATAGAGAAGGCGGCACACGGCCTGATATTGATGCTATTCAGTACAACGAAGAAATGAAAAGTAAGCGAGCACTACATATTGAATGCGGAACAACACTTATTGAGACATTCCATTATGAATGGGTTGAGGAAACGCTCACGTCTGGCTTAGAAAGGAAACTTAAACAATTAGACATCAAATTTAATCCAATCAACAGTGAGCAGTTGCTTGAGCAGCTTCAAAGTACCGGTAAGATAGCTAACTGGTGTGACTTATTGTTAAAAGCGTTAGCATCAATCAGAGTTGAGCGGCTTGATTACGATGGCATGCTGGCCCGCTTTCAACATGCCAAAATATCGCAACCTCAGAAGTACACTGTATTACTAAATGCTCTACATGAAGCCTATGTTCAAGAGCTTAAAGATCAAAATGCGATTGATTTCGATGACATGATTATTCGAAGTATCGATGCAATAGGACAGGGTTTATTCACCCCCAAATGGACTTATGTACTTGTCGATGAATTTCAAGATATCTCGACTGCACGTATGGATTTAGTCAAAGCCATTATTGAACGAGGACCAATACCATCTTTAACGGTGGTCGGTGATGACTGGCAATCAATTTACAGGTTCTCCGGTGGCAAACTCGAACTCACCACTCGATTTGATGAACTTGTTGGTCCTTATTCGGAAACAAAGTTGCAGAAAACGTTCAGATATAACAACAGTATTGCTGACACGGCAGGCCTGTTCATAATGGAAAACCCTGAACAGTATAAAAAGCATATTGAAACAAACACTAAGGTCGACGGTTCACAAGTGTACTTACTTGATGACAAAGTCGGCGTTAAAGATGGTTTATATCAACGAGTCGTTGAAGTCGTTTCAAAAATTAAAAGTGTAGATAACAATGCCAGTATTGCGGTTATAGGGCGTTATAACTATCTTTTAAACGAATCTAAAGCTGCTTTAGCCCAAAATCAATTAGTTCAAAACGTATCACTTTGGAGTTTTCACAAGTCAAAAGGTCTGGAAGCTGATTACTGTATTTTAATCGGTTTTTCACAAGGAAAATTAGGGTTCCCAAATGAAAATATTGACCAGGCAGTAATAGAAGCTTTATTACCGGCATTAGATGCATATCCACATTCTGAAGAAAGGCGATTACTCTATGTTGGCCTCACTCGGGCCAAGAAGAAGTCTTATATCATCGGTGACCCAACTTCTCCATCAGCATTCATCACAGAATTATTAGCACCCAAATATGACGTGAATATTCATTCGAAAGCATTCCAGGAACGTTATAGAAAAATATTCAAATGCCCTAATTGCGAAGCAGGCTATTTGAAACTGATAAATGGAAAATTTGGCGGATTCTATGCCTGTAGTTCCGGCAAAGGATGCAGGGTAGGTAAGGCTCGTGTTTGTTCCGAGTGTGGGGCACCATCAATCGATAATAGGACTACTAGTGATTGTAATAACCAGGATTGTCGTCATTCAATGAAGACTTGTGAACAGTGCGGCAGACCGATGAAGCTGCGAAATGGCAAGTTCAGTGATTTTTGGGGCTGTTCTGGCTATGGAATACAAGATGACCAATGTAGGAATACCAGGAAGCAATAA